A segment of the Catenuloplanes nepalensis genome:
GCGCGGTGTCGCCGCAGCAGGTCGGCGCGGCCGACGGGACCTCTATGTATGCGCGGTGTGCGGCATTCGTAGAGGGTTATTCAGCGTATAGCGCGCCGACAGCCCTGGCCTGCGGCGACGTGGCGCCGGCTCAGCCCTGCCGAATAAGCCTCGTCGTGCGTCACGTGTGCATCGAGGTTTGTTCGGCGTGTGGCGCACCGACTCCGCGGCAACGCGGCGCCGGCTGACCGCGCTGAATATGCCTCATCACCTCGCGTAGCGAACGGACTTGTGACGTTTCGGCGATGAAGGGAGAAGTAGGGAGTCGCACTGGCCCCACCGAATCTCAATGCCGGAACGTCAGCGAAGTGACATTTCCGGCTCTTTGGCGTGGTCGAGGATTGGTTCGGCTTCGAGGCTTATTCAGCGCGGCGAGCCGGCACCGCGTTGCCGCAGTCCGGGCGGCCTGACGAGGGCGGCGCTGAATAAGTCTCTTCGGTTCCGCATTTTGGAGATCGATCTCATCATGCGGCCGATCTTCCGCATGGTGGGAGCCGGCGATCGTATTTCGGAATCCACCAGATTTTGCTGGGGTTGGCTGCTCGAAATATCGTATTAAGTCACGTCGCCTGGCGAGGGGGCGGCCACTAGTGATACGTCAGGCACCTTATGGGACCCGCATTCGGTGCTTGACGTATCACTAGTGACCACTCTTGATCAACTGACCGACGCTCATTCGTTTGACAGGATCCAGTCGCGCCCCGATCCGCTGCTGCGGGCCGGTGTGCGAAGCAATCCACGATAAGCCGTCGACAAGGCGCTCATATGGTCCTGTCGTCGGCGCCGCCAGCGGTTTCGATGCACCAATATGGCGACATTTCCACCGGGTACGACGCCGGCCGTCTCTGATGTGGTGCGCACCGCGCAGACTGCTACCGCCCGGCCGCCCCGTCTGCCGCCGACCACCCCGGGTGTAGATCTCCGGAAAGTCCGGGTGGCCGCTGGGAGTGGTGGTGCTGCCGGGACCTGCGGTCGCGAGGGGCTGCGGGGGTTTGGGTGGCCGTTGGGAGTGGTGGTGCTGCCGGGATCTGCCGGGTGCGGAGGTCGCGCGGGTTTGGGTGGCCGCTGGGAGCGGCGGTGCGGCCGGGACCTGCGGTCGCGAGGGGTTGCGGGGGTTTGGTGACCGGGCTGGGACTGGCTGCGCCGCGGCGGCCGGAGCGGAGCGCTAGCGGAGTCGGAGGCCTCCGCGCGGTTTGCCCGCGGGAGCATGCCCAGAGTGGCCACGCCGGAAGCGGGAAAATGAATTCAGCCCTTGATTTCTGATCAGCAGCATCGTGGCGAACGCAACCAGGCGGAACGTGGGTAGGCCGCGGGAGTGCGCCCGACGTCACCACGCCGGAAGCCCGGAAGCCCGGGAGGCCCGGGAGGCCCGGAAGACCGGGAGGACCGGGAAGACCGGGAGGACCGGAAGACCGGGAGGCCCGGAAGTCCGAAAGATCGGAAGACCCCGGGAGGCCTGGAGGACCGGTTCATGGGTTTTCGGCGGCGGCTCTGGCCTCTGCGTCCTCGGCCGCGCGGGCTGCGGCGGCGGAACGGTTCTGGAGGGGGAGTTCGGGGAGGAAGAGGACGACGGCGAGGCCGACGATCATGATGATGGCGGCGATCAGGAAGACCAGGCTCATCGACTCGGAGAAGCCGACCTTGAACGGGTGGGCGATGACGTCGCTGAGCGTGTTGATGAACGAGGTGTCGTTCAGGCCCTCGGTGGACTGGCCGGACTGAAGGGCCGCCGCCTGTTCGGGGTTGTCGCGCAGCGCGGCCTGGAACTCGGGTGCGGCCTGGGCGTCGGTGAAGGCGTCACGGATTCTGCCGGGGACGGCCGCGAAGAGGACGGAGAGGAAGACGGCGGTGCCGAGGGTGCCGCCCATCTGGCGGAAGAACGTGACGGCGGAGGTGGCGGTGCCGATCTCGCGCGGCGAGACCGCGTTCTGGACCGCGGTGACCATGGGCTGCATGTTGCCGCCGAGGCCGAGGCCCATCAGCAGCATGATGCCCATCGTCAGCGGGAGCGGCGTGTCCGCGGTGATCAGGGAGAAGAGGAAGAGCGCGATCAGCATCAGCGCGGAGCCGACGATCGGGATGAAACGGTAGCGGCCGGTGCGGAAGATGATCTGGCCGAAGACGATCGAGCCGGTCATGATGCCGAAGACGAACGGGATCATCTGGAGGCCGGCGACCATCGGGGACGAGCCTTTGACGATCTGCAGGTAGAGCGGCACCATCATCAGCCCACCGAACATGGCCATGCCGACCACGAAGCTGCTGGCCGCGCCGACGCCGAAGGTGCGGATGCGGAACAGGCGCGGCGGCAGCAGGGCCTCGTCCTTGTACGCGCGTTCGGCGAGGACGAAGCCGATCAGGCCGACCACGCCGACGGCGTAGCAGAGGATCGCGCGGCCGGAGCTCCAGCCCCAGTCGCGGCCCTGTTCGGCGACCGTGAGCAGCGGGACCAGGCCGAGGACCAGGGTGAGCGCGCCGGGCCAGTCGATGCGGTGGTCGGTGCGGTGGTGCGGCAGGTGCAGGACGCGGGCGACGACGACCATGGCGAGCAGGCCGAGCGGCACGTTGATGTAGAAGATGTAGCGCCACCCGGCGATGCCGGCGATGTCGTCGGCCTCGGCGAAGAGGCCGCCGAGGACCGGGCCGAGCACGCTGGCGCTGCCGAAGACGGCCAGGAAGTAGCCCTGGTACTTGGCGCGTTCGCGGGGCGGCACGATGTCACCGATGATCGCCAGCGCGAGGGACATCAGGCCGCCCGCGCCGACGCCCTGGACCGCGCGGTAGGCGGCGAGCTGGTACATGTCGCCGGCCATGCCGCAGAGCGCGGAGCCGATCACGAAGATGCCGATCGCGGCCAGGAAGAAGCGTCGCCGGCCGTAGATGTCGGAGAGCTTGCCGTAGAGCGGCGTCGAGATCGTGGAGGTGATCAGGAACGCGGTCGTGGCCCACGCCTGTACGGAGAAGCCGTGAAGATCGTCGGCGATGGTCCGGATCGCGGTGGCGACGATGGTCTGGTCCAGCGCGGCCAGGAACATGCCCATCATCAGCCCGGCCAGGATCGTCATGATCTGGCGGTGGGTGAAGTCGCCCTCGGCGGCCGGTGGCGCGGGGGTAGTGGCAGAGGCGCTCACGCGTTCTCCTGGAGATCGATTTGCTTGCACCATACACACGTCTGGTGGTCGGCTCTTTCGATTACCCCACAGGGTGAGCGCCGTTGTCGCCGTTATGCGAAGGCCGACCGCTGCACCGGCAGGCCGTACGGGCTGGTGCGGGCCAGGCGGCTGGACAGCGTACCCCGGTCGGCGATCTGCGCGAAGTAGCCGGCGCGGCGGCGGGCCACGCAGCCGTCCGGGCGACCGGCGTTCTTCACCTGGTCCGGGTCGAGGTGACTGTTGAGGCCGTCCTTGAGCAGCATCAGCGCCTCCGCGCGCAGCTGCGAGATGCGCGACTCGGTGACGCCCAGCTCGTCCGCGATCACGGCCATCGGCTCGTCGTTCAGGAAGTACCGGGTGATCACGATGCGCAGCCGCTCGGGCAGCGCCTCGACCGCGTTGTGCAGGTAACCGATCTTCTCGCGGTGGACGAGCATCTCCTCCGGGCCCATGGTCGGCTCGGTGACCATGTCCTCGGCGCTGCCGCTGGTGAAGCCCTGGAGCGAGAGGACCACCGCTCGCTGCACGTCGTCCTCGACCGAGGTGATCTCGGAGACCGGGATGCCGAGGTGCTCGGCCAGCTCGTACGCGGTGGGCGTGCGGCCGAGCATCGCGGTCAGCGCCTGGCGGGCGACGTCGGTCTGCCGGGCCCGCTGCCGGACCGAGCGGGACGCCCAGTCCAGCCCGCGCAACTCGTCGAGGAGCGCGCCACGGATCCGGGTGGCCGCG
Coding sequences within it:
- a CDS encoding sigma-70 family RNA polymerase sigma factor is translated as MSTTTTIAPAPMSDRDREDLIRGNMALVGHLVREMLGRVPAHVNRDDLTSAGLAALVTAARGFDPERGIPFHRFAATRIRGALLDELRGLDWASRSVRQRARQTDVARQALTAMLGRTPTAYELAEHLGIPVSEITSVEDDVQRAVVLSLQGFTSGSAEDMVTEPTMGPEEMLVHREKIGYLHNAVEALPERLRIVITRYFLNDEPMAVIADELGVTESRISQLRAEALMLLKDGLNSHLDPDQVKNAGRPDGCVARRRAGYFAQIADRGTLSSRLARTSPYGLPVQRSAFA
- a CDS encoding MDR family MFS transporter, encoding MVQANRSPGERVSASATTPAPPAAEGDFTHRQIMTILAGLMMGMFLAALDQTIVATAIRTIADDLHGFSVQAWATTAFLITSTISTPLYGKLSDIYGRRRFFLAAIGIFVIGSALCGMAGDMYQLAAYRAVQGVGAGGLMSLALAIIGDIVPPRERAKYQGYFLAVFGSASVLGPVLGGLFAEADDIAGIAGWRYIFYINVPLGLLAMVVVARVLHLPHHRTDHRIDWPGALTLVLGLVPLLTVAEQGRDWGWSSGRAILCYAVGVVGLIGFVLAERAYKDEALLPPRLFRIRTFGVGAASSFVVGMAMFGGLMMVPLYLQIVKGSSPMVAGLQMIPFVFGIMTGSIVFGQIIFRTGRYRFIPIVGSALMLIALFLFSLITADTPLPLTMGIMLLMGLGLGGNMQPMVTAVQNAVSPREIGTATSAVTFFRQMGGTLGTAVFLSVLFAAVPGRIRDAFTDAQAAPEFQAALRDNPEQAAALQSGQSTEGLNDTSFINTLSDVIAHPFKVGFSESMSLVFLIAAIIMIVGLAVVLFLPELPLQNRSAAAARAAEDAEARAAAENP